Proteins found in one Fusobacterium varium genomic segment:
- the mutS gene encoding DNA mismatch repair protein MutS — translation MAGETPLMKQYKEIKAENKDSLLFFRLGDFYEMFFQDAVIASKELGLTLTSRNREKDQDVPLAGVPYHSVGSYIAKLVNKGYKVAICEQVEDPKTAKGIVKREVTRVITPGTVIDTKYLDEKSNNYLMGIKIDGNRGAIAYMDITTGEFKASEFQSEDIIFKLLGEINKLAPKEILLDEKTYDRYAEELKRHNSLNNVNLNRVLEKRKSEDFLKKYFNIVSLDSFGMQDKKLASTVSATVLDYAVELQKGKELPVNNIVYTSSENVMELNITTQKNLDIIDNYRDKSGAGTLLWVMDECMTSMGSRLLKKFIKNPLLDVEKIQARQKNVAFFIENVLLREEVREKLKNIYDIERIIGKLVLETENGRDLVALKYSIKNSLEILKLLNGNPIFAIEVKELIDIYNLIERTIVDEPPFSIREGGIIKAGYNSELDELHGLSKDGKDYILEIENRERERTGIKGLKIKYNKVFGYFIEVTKANAHLVPEDYIRKQTLANAERYIVPDLKEYEEKVLNAKDKIENLEYQLFKEVSYEIKKYKNILQDLAYQISYLDVVTDFAYIAIKNSYIQPEIHDGKDIEIIAGRHPIVEKLISSGEFVKNNIVFDDKREMIILTGPNMSGKSTYMKQVALIIIMAHIGSYVPANYAKIGLVDKIFTRVGASDDLLTGQSTFMLEMSEVANIVNSATDRSFIILDEIGRGTSTFDGISIATAITEYIHERIGAKTIFATHYHELTQLEDKLDRAENFRIEVKENKNEIVFLREIVKGGADKSYGIEVARLAGLPKEILDRSKSVLKNLEERKEIIEKKLQGEQLILFGTPEVEKQDNESEKNSLKGKEITKEQKIVMRVLEELDPNSMTPLEALMKLNELKKILNRS, via the coding sequence GTGGCTGGAGAAACACCTTTAATGAAGCAATATAAAGAGATAAAAGCAGAAAATAAAGATAGCCTTCTTTTCTTTAGACTTGGAGATTTTTATGAAATGTTTTTTCAAGATGCAGTAATAGCATCAAAAGAGTTAGGATTGACACTGACAAGTAGAAATAGAGAAAAAGATCAAGATGTACCATTGGCAGGAGTTCCCTATCACTCTGTAGGATCATATATAGCTAAGCTTGTAAATAAAGGATATAAAGTGGCTATTTGCGAGCAAGTAGAGGATCCTAAAACAGCTAAAGGGATAGTTAAAAGAGAGGTAACTAGAGTAATTACTCCTGGTACAGTAATTGATACTAAGTATCTAGATGAGAAAAGTAATAACTACCTTATGGGAATAAAAATAGATGGAAATAGAGGGGCTATTGCCTATATGGATATTACTACTGGAGAGTTTAAAGCTAGTGAATTTCAAAGTGAAGATATAATATTTAAACTTTTAGGAGAGATCAATAAATTAGCTCCTAAAGAGATACTTTTAGATGAAAAGACTTATGATAGATATGCAGAGGAGTTAAAAAGACATAACTCTTTAAACAATGTAAACCTAAATAGAGTTTTAGAAAAGAGAAAATCAGAGGATTTTCTAAAAAAATACTTCAATATAGTATCTTTAGATAGTTTTGGAATGCAAGATAAAAAATTGGCATCAACAGTATCAGCTACAGTATTAGACTATGCAGTGGAACTACAAAAGGGAAAAGAGCTACCAGTTAATAATATAGTTTATACAAGCAGTGAAAATGTTATGGAGTTAAATATAACAACTCAAAAAAATCTTGATATTATAGACAATTATAGAGATAAAAGTGGAGCAGGAACTCTACTGTGGGTAATGGATGAGTGTATGACCTCTATGGGAAGTCGTCTCCTTAAAAAGTTTATTAAAAATCCACTTTTAGATGTAGAAAAGATTCAAGCAAGACAAAAAAATGTGGCATTTTTCATAGAAAATGTTTTATTGAGAGAGGAAGTTAGAGAGAAGTTAAAAAATATCTATGATATAGAAAGAATAATAGGTAAACTTGTTCTTGAAACTGAAAATGGAAGAGATTTAGTTGCACTAAAATATTCTATAAAAAACTCTTTAGAGATATTGAAACTTTTAAACGGAAATCCTATTTTTGCAATAGAGGTAAAAGAGTTAATTGATATATATAATCTAATTGAAAGAACAATAGTAGATGAACCACCATTTTCAATAAGAGAGGGTGGAATAATAAAAGCTGGTTATAATAGTGAGTTAGATGAGCTACATGGACTTTCAAAAGATGGAAAAGATTATATTTTAGAGATAGAAAATAGAGAGAGAGAAAGAACAGGAATAAAAGGATTAAAGATAAAATATAACAAGGTATTTGGATATTTTATTGAAGTTACAAAGGCAAATGCACATCTTGTTCCTGAAGATTATATAAGAAAACAAACTTTAGCAAATGCTGAAAGATATATTGTGCCAGATCTAAAAGAATATGAGGAAAAGGTATTAAATGCTAAGGATAAGATTGAAAATTTAGAGTATCAACTATTTAAAGAGGTATCTTATGAGATAAAAAAATATAAAAATATCTTACAAGACTTAGCTTATCAAATATCATACTTAGATGTAGTTACGGATTTTGCTTATATAGCTATAAAAAATTCGTATATTCAGCCTGAAATACATGATGGAAAAGACATTGAAATAATAGCAGGACGCCATCCAATAGTTGAAAAGCTTATTTCTAGTGGTGAGTTTGTTAAAAATAATATAGTCTTTGATGATAAACGTGAGATGATAATTTTAACTGGTCCAAATATGTCAGGTAAGTCTACATATATGAAACAGGTAGCATTAATAATAATTATGGCTCACATAGGTTCATATGTTCCAGCAAATTATGCTAAAATAGGATTAGTGGATAAGATATTTACAAGGGTAGGGGCAAGTGATGATCTACTTACTGGACAATCTACATTTATGCTAGAGATGAGTGAGGTGGCAAATATAGTAAATAGTGCTACTGATAGATCATTCATAATCTTAGATGAGATTGGAAGAGGAACTTCAACTTTTGATGGAATCTCAATAGCTACAGCTATTACTGAGTATATACATGAGAGAATAGGAGCTAAAACAATATTTGCTACACACTACCATGAATTAACTCAATTAGAAGACAAGTTAGATAGAGCTGAAAACTTTAGAATTGAAGTTAAAGAGAATAAAAATGAGATAGTCTTTTTAAGAGAGATTGTAAAAGGTGGAGCAGATAAATCTTATGGAATAGAGGTTGCAAGATTAGCAGGACTGCCAAAAGAGATATTGGATAGATCAAAAAGTGTCTTAAAAAATCTTGAAGAGAGAAAAGAGATTATTGAGAAAAAACTTCAAGGGGAACAACTTATACTGTTTGGAACTCCAGAAGTTGAAAAGCAAGATAATGAAAGTGAAAAAAATAGTTTAAAAGGTAAAGAGATAACTAAGGAACAGAAGATAGTAATGAGGGTTTTAGAGGAGTTGGATCCTAATAGTATGACTCCTTTAGAAGCATTGATGAAACTTAATGAACTGAAAAAAATATTAAATAGGAGTTAG